From one Rhineura floridana isolate rRhiFlo1 chromosome 4, rRhiFlo1.hap2, whole genome shotgun sequence genomic stretch:
- the LOC133384115 gene encoding uncharacterized protein LOC133384115 — MLLPLLLALHLIMVIPGRSWSFWKEPPDSYSWYHSLQTVGERFEDHIKTIDLLLQKLDNWMEEHLGALDQLVSDHVMKLWEWLEEHSKDLNTWLNMYLWALQEFNDRYMKDSDYTLGKEILLHGTCWEADMWLEHPNITLYKWLEEDPMNFYKALEIQGNNVGNSLHIHIQHLEDHVKILHQLLDNYTTTATKWLDGYGTLKEASSQKYAWKFLNVGLQAQKLGRAHATALESKCLSVMKWLEEHVDALEQWLWDSINWQQKEKNILKALSNAFK, encoded by the exons ATGTTGCTGCCACTACTTCTGGCACTGCACTTGATTATGGTCATTCCTG GGAGAAGCTGGAGTTTCTGGAAAGAGCCTCCTGATAGTTACTCATGGTACCATTCTCTGCAG ACGGTGGGAGAAAGATTCGAGGACCACATTAAGACCATAGATCTTCTGCTGCAAAAACTTGACAACTGGATGGAAGAGCACTTGGGGGCTTTAGACCAATTGGTGAGTGATCATGTCATGAAGCTATGGGAGTGGCTGGAGGAGCATAGCAAGGATCTCAACACATGGCTTAATATGTACTTATGGGCCCTTCAAGAATTTAATGATAGATATATGAAAGATTCTGACTATACGCTGGGCAAAGAGATCCTACTCCATGGCACATGTTGGGAAGCAGACATGTGGCTAGAACACCCTAATATTACCCTATACAAGTGGCTGGAGGAGGACCCTATGAACTTCTACAAAGCACTGGAGATCCAGGGCAACAATGTGGGTAATTCACTGCATATCCATATCCAGCACTTAGAAGACCATGTAAAAATCCTACACCAGCTACTGGACAACTACACAACAACTGCCACTAAGTGGCTGGATGGGTATGGCACACTGAAAGAAGCATCATCTCAGAAATATGCCTGGAAGTTTCTAAATGTGGGTCTACAGGCACAAAAGCTAGGAAGAGCACATGCAACAGCTCTGGAAAGTAAATGCCTCAGTGTCATGAAGTGGCTGGAAGAGCATGTTGATGCCTTGGAACAGTGGCTATGGGACTCCATAAATTGGCAACAGAAAGAAAAGAATATATTAAAGGCATTATCCAATGCTTTCAAGTAA